TCCGGCCGTTGCCGATTTGCTGCCCGACGCCTTTGAGCCGGTCCGGGCGGCTTGGCGGGAAACCGCCTCCCGGCACGTCGCCCCGGCCGCGGCCGCCATCGACCGGGATGAGCGCATCGGCCCCGAGGTTGTCGCCGCCTTGCGCGCGGCCGGCGCTTTCGCCAGCGGCTTTCCCGCCGCGTACGGCGGCCTGGCCGATCCCGGCGACGGCCCGGCCGCCCAGATGCTGCGCCACGGGCTGATGCACGAGGCGCTGGGTACCGCCAGCGCCTCGGTCCAGGGCTTGGTGAACGTGCATCACATGGGGGGCAGCGCCATCGCCCGATGGGGGACGGCGGATCAGAAACGCGAATGGCTGCCGCTGCTGACCGCGGGCACGCGGCTGGCGGCCATCGCCATCACCGAGCCTGAGGTGGGAAGCAACGCCGCCGCGGTGAAGACCTGGGCGGCGCCTGACGGCGACGGCTACGTGGTCGACGGTCACAAGAAATGGATCACCTGCGGACAGTCGGCCGACCTGTTCGTGCTGATCGCCGGTTCCGACGCGGGGCCCGTCGCCTTCATCCTGCCGCGTGAAACGCCGGGACTGGAGATACGCCCCATCACCGGCATGCTGGGCTGCCGCGGCTATATGATGGCGGAACTGGTGCTGGATCGCTGCCGTCTGGGAACTGAGCTGATGCTGGGCCGGCCGGGCTTCGGCGTCAGCCATGTGGCGTCCATCGGGCTGGATGCCGGCCGCTACAACCTGGCCTGGGGCTGCGTCGGCCTGGCGGGCGCCTGCCTGGCGGCGTCGCTCGATTATGCGCGGCATCGCCAGCAGTTCGGCAAACCCATCGGCGAACACCAGCTGGTCCAGCGCCTGATCGCCCACATGGCAACCGACATTGAGGCGTCGCGCCTGCTGTGCTGGCATGCCGGCA
The DNA window shown above is from Azospirillaceae bacterium and carries:
- a CDS encoding acyl-CoA dehydrogenase family protein: MSFPAVADLLPDAFEPVRAAWRETASRHVAPAAAAIDRDERIGPEVVAALRAAGAFASGFPAAYGGLADPGDGPAAQMLRHGLMHEALGTASASVQGLVNVHHMGGSAIARWGTADQKREWLPLLTAGTRLAAIAITEPEVGSNAAAVKTWAAPDGDGYVVDGHKKWITCGQSADLFVLIAGSDAGPVAFILPRETPGLEIRPITGMLGCRGYMMAELVLDRCRLGTELMLGRPGFGVSHVASIGLDAGRYNLAWGCVGLAGACLAASLDYARHRQQFGKPIGEHQLVQRLIAHMATDIEASRLLCWHAGIRRGMGHEHAARDTVTAKYHASTMVNRAASDALQIHGAQGCGPELALERYFRDARITEVIEGTTQILEGVIARHYYQAVPR